A section of the Pochonia chlamydosporia 170 chromosome 2, whole genome shotgun sequence genome encodes:
- a CDS encoding small GTPase-binding protein (similar to Metarhizium acridum CQMa 102 XP_007808147.1) codes for MAAELRKKLVIVGDGACGKTCLLIVFSKGTFPEVYVPTVFENYVADVEVDGIRVELALWDTAGQEDYDRLRPLSYPDTHVVLICFAIDSPDSLENVEEKWMPEVAHFCQGLPIILVGCKKDLRYDQKTIAELHAIDQKPVTPEEGKQKCDIIKAKSYLECSAKTNEGVREVFEHATRAALAAHGKKQKKKSKCFGL; via the exons ATGGCTGCTGAACTCCGCAAAAAGCTCGTCATCGTCGGTGACGGTGCTTGTGGTAAAACCTGCTTGTTGAT CGTTTTCTCCAAGGGTACTTTCCCCGAG GTCTACGTTCCTACTGTCTTCGAGAACTACGTCGCCGATGTCGAAGTCGATGGCATTCGAGTCGAGCTGGCCTTGTGGGATACggctggacaagaagactATGACCGCCTCCGCCCCCTGTCTTACCCCGACACCCACGTTGTCCTGATCTGCTTCGCTATCGACTCGCCCGATTCCCTCGAAAACGTTGAAGAGAAG TGGATGCCCGAGGTCGCCCACTTTTGCCAGGGACTCCCCATCATCTTGGTTGGCTGCAAGAAGGATCTGCGATACGACCAGAAGACCATTGCTGAGTTACACGCGATTGACCAGAAGCCCGTCACCCCAGAGGAG GGTAAGCAAAAGTGCGACATtatcaaggccaagagctATCTCGAATGCtcagccaagaccaacgaGGGTGTCCGCGAGGTATTCGAGCATGCCACCCGCGCTGCTCTGGCGGCTCAcggcaagaagcagaagaagaagtccAAATGCTTTGGTCTGTAA
- a CDS encoding chorismate synthase protein (similar to Neofusicoccum parvum UCRNP2 XP_007584260.1): protein MAISWDSIRSILLFFGPILLPKAISWYRSIRSASHGLPIQPTPPRVRMALTLLFTLSTIYLVKTLPLFAPENLFTRTQSRLQIPVDVLFNRLSAIRPSNILTTSDHVLRAKFVNLESRLLYLQFGPQVLFECPFCNSDEPKSYFYYALPSIIWPHLANLIVIAVITSPSLTGKHGSQWRTLATIASFTLGSLEAYIVGSYGYQANARALRLTEVDFFFWSMRNYRLIALAVLDAALGWVMYLSSTNRAFVQLPTAAERIDHVTRGLLTVKSRLSAIGIINNTAMRDEELRSRSQTYWGHEVRLMREVMEDREVIEGVNDALGNRIDIDSISKDAASYTDSVLEPLRQLQQEE, encoded by the exons atggcaaTCTCCTGGGATTC CATCcgctccatcctcctcttcttcgggcccatcctcctccccaaaGCCATATCATGGTATCGCTCCATTCGCTCCGCCTCCCACGGCCTCCCCATCCAGCCGACCCCTCCGCGCGTCCGCATGGCGCTCACCCTACTCTTCACCCTCTCAACAATCTACCTCGTCAAGACGCTGCCTCTCTTCGCGCCCGAGAACCTCTTCACCCGTACGCAGAGCCGTCTCCAAATCCCCGTCGACGTGCTCTTCAACCGCCTATCCGCCATCCGACCCTCCAATATCCTCACCACAAGCGATCACGTCCTACGCGCCAAGTTCGTCAACCTAGAAAGTCGCCTCCTCTACCTACAATTCGGCCCGCAAGTCCTCTTCGAGTGCCCGTTCTGCAACTCCGACGAGCCAAAGAGCTACTTCTACTATGCTCTCCCGTCCATCATCTGGCCGCACTTGGCGAACCTCATCGTCATAGCCGTCATTACTAGCCCTTCTCTCACGGGGAAGCACGGCTCCCAATGGCGAACCCTCGCGACCATTGCGTCCTTCACCCTCGGCAGCCTGGAAGCGTATATCGTCGGCTCGTATGGATACCAGGCCAATGCGAGGGCGTTGCGCCTCACCGAAGTagacttcttcttctggtcCATGCGGAACTATAGACTCATCGCGCTGGCTGTGCTTGACGCCGCGTTGGGATGGGTCATGTATTTGTCGTCTACGAACAGGGCGTTTGTGCAGCTACCGACGGCGGCGGAGCGCATTGATCACGTTACGAGGGGTCTGTTGACGGTCAAGAGCAGATTGAGCGCCATTGGTATTATTAATAATACTGCTATGCGGGATGAGGAGCTGCGGAGTAGGAGTCAGACGTATTGGGGTCATGAGGTCCGGCTGATGAGGGAGGTGATGGAGGATAGGGAGGTGATTGAGGGTGTGAATGATGCGTTGGGCAATAGGATTGATATTGATTCTATTTCAAAGGATGCGGCGAGCTATACGGATAGTGTGCTGGAGCCGTTGCGGCAGCTGCAACAAGAGGAATAA